A genome region from Streptomyces antimycoticus includes the following:
- a CDS encoding DUF6286 domain-containing protein produces the protein MEAGAGAGAGAGVAVRAGIDRTSAGLVLRDRAMEVPGVRSARVEVGRRRVRARALAHFRDLDEVRADLDAALHEGIRQLGLARRPALSVRVRRSAKSKG, from the coding sequence GTGGAGGCGGGCGCCGGGGCCGGGGCGGGCGCCGGGGTCGCCGTACGGGCGGGGATCGACCGGACCTCGGCGGGTCTGGTGCTGCGGGACCGGGCGATGGAGGTGCCCGGTGTGCGGTCCGCCCGCGTGGAGGTCGGCCGTCGGCGGGTCAGGGCCCGTGCGCTGGCCCACTTCCGTGATCTCGACGAGGTACGGGCGGATCTGGACGCCGCCCTCCACGAGGGCATCCGGCAACTGGGCCTGGCCCGGCGGCCCGCCCTGTCCGTCCGTGTCCGGCGGTCGGCGAAGTCGAAGGGGTGA
- a CDS encoding Asp23/Gls24 family envelope stress response protein — protein MSETAPRNRPENPATEPAAGTPRTLGAPAATDRPRRGGGDPGSRGRTTIADGVVEKIAGMAARDVVGVHAMGGGLARTFGVVRDRVPGTRSVARGVKAEVGEVQTALDLEIVVDYGVSIADVARAVRENVIAAVERMTGLEVVEVNIAVSDVKLPDEEEESPEPRLQ, from the coding sequence ATGTCCGAGACCGCACCACGGAACCGACCCGAGAACCCCGCCACAGAGCCCGCCGCAGGTACCCCCAGGACGCTGGGCGCCCCGGCCGCCACCGACCGGCCCCGGCGCGGCGGAGGCGACCCCGGCTCGCGGGGGCGCACCACCATCGCCGATGGCGTCGTCGAGAAGATCGCGGGTATGGCGGCCCGCGATGTGGTCGGCGTCCATGCGATGGGCGGCGGCCTCGCGCGCACCTTCGGAGTCGTACGCGACCGGGTGCCCGGCACCCGGTCGGTGGCCCGTGGGGTGAAGGCGGAGGTGGGAGAGGTACAGACGGCCCTCGACCTGGAGATCGTGGTGGACTACGGCGTCTCCATCGCCGATGTCGCACGGGCCGTGCGAGAGAACGTGATCGCGGCGGTCGAGCGGATGACCGGCCTCGAAGTGGTCGAGGTCAATATCGCGGTCAGCGATGTGAAGTTGCCGGACGAGGAAGAGGAATCGCCGGAGCCGCGGCTCCAGTAG
- a CDS encoding response regulator has translation MTSACEKAGILIVDDMEENLIALEAVLGPLDQELVRARSGEEALKAMLRQDFAVVLLDVLMPGMDGFETAANIKRLDQTKDVPIILLTGTDADSDYAYRGYAIGAADFLTKPFDPWLLRTKVNVFLEMHRKNCRLEARSEQLADRVAELERTVEGLRKYSPEG, from the coding sequence ATGACGAGCGCATGCGAGAAGGCCGGAATCCTCATCGTCGACGACATGGAAGAGAACCTGATCGCGCTGGAGGCCGTCCTCGGCCCGCTCGATCAGGAGCTCGTCCGCGCTCGCTCCGGCGAGGAGGCCCTGAAGGCGATGCTGCGGCAGGACTTCGCCGTCGTTCTGCTCGATGTGCTGATGCCGGGCATGGACGGCTTCGAGACCGCCGCCAACATCAAACGGCTCGACCAGACCAAGGACGTTCCGATCATCCTGCTGACCGGGACCGACGCCGACTCCGACTACGCCTACCGGGGCTATGCGATCGGCGCCGCCGACTTCCTCACCAAACCCTTCGATCCCTGGCTGCTGCGGACGAAGGTCAATGTGTTCCTGGAGATGCACCGCAAGAACTGCCGGCTCGAGGCGCGGAGCGAGCAGCTGGCCGACCGGGTCGCGGAGCTGGAGCGCACGGTCGAGGGGCTGCGGAAGTACAGCCCCGAGGGCTGA
- a CDS encoding ATP-binding protein, which produces MRHRSGRGRGRRPDPADRPPGRGLVAQAAVGKKRILINDVPPDYLAINSGLGSALPASVVILPILYEDQVLGVIELASFSRFSEVHLAFVDQFVNTIGVSINTIIANARTESLLSESQRLTTELRQRSNELQRSNAEMEEKAALLATASQYKSEFLANMSHELRTPLNSLLILARLLADNPEGRLSPQEVQFAATIHRSGSDLLQLINDVLDLSKIEAGRMDVRPKKLPLVKILDYVNATFRPLAVDRGLSFEIAVGEDVPREMFSDEQRLQQILRNLLSNAVKFTSSGGVTLRVERTPGAEFEEEALRSADAVIAFAVTDTGIGIPPEKLPVIFEAFQQSDGTTSRKYGGTGLGLSISREIAGMLGGRIVAKSELGVGSRFTLYVPVHYSGVAPVPDPSDPRATGSTVPAAAPAPDEALPDTTDHAPSGVFGEADSLVAARALSGGAETGAGDEAGDHDDGWPGATQLNEWQRGRPGRVLDGRRILIVDDDIRNVFALTHVLGRVGMTVKYAENGREGLEVLHRNPDVSLVLMDVMMPEMDGYETIRAIRSTPRLADMPILALTAKVMPGDREKAIDSGANGYVPKPVDVDRLMSAIIELLDPVGEAGSEGGDAAVVGGDAAASGGDPAVGGDDAVTSGGDAFDDASLGVPGGVDEGRGQDGEGAGRDGSAPDETGPPRPRQGE; this is translated from the coding sequence ATACGGCACCGATCAGGACGCGGTCGGGGGCGACGGCCAGACCCCGCGGACCGGCCCCCGGGCCGCGGGCTGGTCGCCCAGGCGGCGGTCGGGAAGAAGCGGATCCTCATCAACGACGTCCCGCCCGACTACCTCGCCATCAACTCCGGGCTGGGCTCCGCGCTCCCGGCCAGCGTGGTCATCCTGCCGATCCTCTACGAGGACCAGGTGCTCGGAGTGATCGAACTGGCCTCGTTCAGCCGGTTCAGCGAGGTCCACCTGGCCTTCGTCGACCAGTTCGTGAACACCATCGGCGTCTCGATCAACACCATCATCGCCAACGCCCGCACCGAGTCGCTGCTCTCCGAGTCCCAGCGGCTCACCACCGAGCTGCGCCAGCGCTCGAACGAGCTGCAGCGCTCCAACGCGGAGATGGAGGAGAAGGCCGCGCTGTTGGCGACCGCCTCCCAGTACAAGTCCGAGTTCCTCGCCAATATGTCGCATGAGCTGCGCACCCCGCTGAACTCGCTGCTCATCCTGGCCCGGCTGCTCGCCGACAACCCCGAAGGGCGGCTGTCTCCGCAGGAGGTGCAGTTCGCCGCCACCATCCACCGCTCCGGCTCCGATCTGCTCCAACTGATCAACGATGTCCTGGATCTGTCGAAGATCGAGGCGGGCCGGATGGACGTCCGTCCGAAGAAGCTGCCGCTGGTCAAGATCCTGGACTATGTGAACGCCACGTTCCGGCCGCTGGCCGTCGACCGCGGGCTGTCGTTCGAGATCGCGGTGGGCGAGGACGTACCGCGCGAGATGTTCTCCGATGAGCAGCGGCTCCAGCAGATTCTGCGCAATCTGCTCTCCAACGCCGTGAAGTTCACCTCCTCGGGCGGGGTGACGCTGCGCGTCGAGCGCACCCCCGGAGCGGAGTTCGAGGAGGAGGCGCTGCGGTCCGCGGACGCCGTGATCGCCTTCGCCGTCACCGACACCGGTATCGGCATCCCGCCGGAGAAGCTGCCGGTGATCTTCGAGGCGTTCCAGCAGTCCGACGGCACGACCAGCCGCAAGTACGGCGGCACCGGCCTCGGCCTGTCCATCAGCCGGGAGATCGCCGGAATGCTCGGCGGCCGGATCGTGGCCAAGAGCGAACTGGGTGTCGGCTCGCGCTTCACCCTCTACGTCCCCGTGCACTACAGCGGCGTCGCCCCGGTGCCCGACCCCTCGGACCCCAGGGCCACCGGCTCGACCGTCCCGGCGGCGGCCCCCGCCCCGGACGAGGCGCTGCCGGACACCACCGACCACGCCCCCAGCGGGGTCTTCGGCGAGGCGGACAGCCTGGTCGCCGCCCGGGCCCTGAGCGGCGGGGCCGAGACCGGTGCCGGAGACGAGGCCGGGGACCACGACGACGGCTGGCCGGGGGCCACCCAGCTCAATGAGTGGCAGCGCGGACGCCCCGGCCGAGTGCTGGACGGCCGCCGCATCCTGATCGTCGACGACGACATACGGAACGTCTTCGCGCTCACCCATGTGCTGGGCCGGGTCGGCATGACGGTGAAGTACGCGGAGAACGGCCGCGAGGGGCTGGAGGTCCTCCATCGCAACCCCGACGTCTCGCTGGTCCTGATGGACGTGATGATGCCCGAGATGGACGGATACGAGACGATCCGGGCCATCCGGAGTACACCCCGGCTCGCCGATATGCCGATCCTCGCCCTGACCGCGAAGGTCATGCCCGGCGACCGGGAGAAGGCCATCGACAGCGGTGCGAACGGCTATGTCCCCAAACCCGTGGACGTCGACCGGCTGATGTCGGCCATCATCGAACTGCTCGATCCGGTGGGGGAGGCGGGGAGCGAGGGCGGCGACGCTGCTGTGGTTGGCGGTGACGCTGCCGCGTCCGGTGGTGACCCTGCCGTGGGTGGCGATGACGCCGTCACGTCTGGTGGTGACGCCTTTGACGATGCGTCGCTCGGAGTGCCGGGCGGTGTCGACGAGGGCCGTGGCCAGGACGGTGAGGGCGCCGGCCGGGACGGGAGCGCGCCCGACGAGACCGGTCCGCCGAGGCCGAGGCAGGGGGAGTGA
- a CDS encoding SpoIIE family protein phosphatase, giving the protein MGALFPLARESVSRTTLPGSVRAPGAARTFVRTALTGRSAAEAFAPVAFDERSIDDAVLLVSELVTNAVLHAGTRVEVVCRLQPGDATADEGDTMGQPDEPSLPADAPRRPGIVVEVADLHPASTVYGGPETQRRGRGRGLQLIGALAESWGVTYQRTRKAVWFRLDAERAVPESDAVPTSALGRELRFAETLAPVTPREQRDPTADWVDRGGPSFLAEASELLTGQLDENMVAALAGQLLVPRLADWCAVWLTTPSGGLQLARVWHSDERRIGALRLSLERHPPPTGLGSAGTSWPWPGIADSQGGSAVCFPLIAHGRSHGALLIGRAGVPRMAEGVVRLSEDVARRVAQAVAMARQYTRQATISRALQRRQLPMSLAHIPGVDSAIVYEPHGEGQTVGGDFYDLFPMGDRRWCFLLGDVQGSDPEAMSVTGLARHLVRLLAREGHGVESVLNRLNQALVEEDAEAAEIDGEQSRPRFLSLLYGELEPDPEGGSARCTLASAGHPLPLRLTTDGAVAPAASPQMLLGIDENPDFHADTLDLAPGETLLCVTDGVTERRNGVRQLDDDDGLSDILRDCVGLGAKAVAERVRRATYDFSPEPIDDDLAVLVLEAVPTVEPPRVP; this is encoded by the coding sequence GTGGGAGCTCTGTTTCCCCTCGCGCGTGAGTCCGTCTCACGGACAACGCTGCCCGGAAGCGTGCGCGCACCCGGCGCAGCGCGCACCTTCGTCCGTACGGCACTGACGGGACGGAGCGCCGCGGAGGCGTTCGCGCCGGTCGCTTTCGACGAGCGGTCGATCGACGACGCGGTGCTGCTGGTGAGCGAGCTGGTCACCAATGCGGTCCTGCACGCGGGCACCCGGGTCGAAGTGGTCTGCCGGCTCCAGCCCGGTGACGCCACCGCCGACGAGGGCGACACCATGGGGCAGCCCGACGAGCCGTCCCTCCCGGCCGATGCGCCCAGGCGGCCGGGGATCGTCGTGGAGGTGGCGGACCTCCACCCCGCCAGCACCGTGTACGGAGGGCCCGAGACCCAGCGCCGGGGCCGCGGCCGCGGGCTCCAGCTGATCGGGGCGCTCGCCGAATCCTGGGGCGTGACCTATCAGCGCACCCGTAAGGCGGTCTGGTTCCGGCTGGACGCCGAGCGGGCGGTGCCCGAGTCCGACGCCGTCCCCACCAGCGCGCTCGGGCGTGAGCTGCGGTTCGCCGAGACCCTCGCCCCCGTGACGCCGCGCGAGCAGCGCGATCCGACCGCCGATTGGGTCGACCGCGGCGGGCCGTCCTTCCTCGCCGAGGCCAGCGAACTGCTCACCGGCCAGCTCGACGAGAACATGGTCGCCGCCCTCGCCGGGCAGCTTCTGGTGCCCCGGCTGGCCGACTGGTGCGCGGTCTGGCTGACCACCCCGAGCGGCGGGCTCCAACTCGCCCGCGTCTGGCACAGCGATGAGCGCCGTATCGGCGCGCTCCGCCTGTCGCTGGAGCGACATCCGCCGCCCACCGGGCTCGGCTCGGCGGGCACCTCCTGGCCCTGGCCCGGGATCGCGGACAGCCAGGGCGGATCGGCGGTGTGCTTCCCGCTGATCGCGCACGGCCGCAGCCATGGCGCCCTGCTCATCGGCCGGGCGGGCGTGCCGCGGATGGCAGAGGGCGTGGTGCGGCTCTCGGAGGACGTGGCGCGGCGGGTGGCCCAGGCGGTGGCCATGGCCCGGCAGTACACCCGGCAGGCGACGATCAGCCGGGCGCTGCAGCGTCGGCAGCTGCCCATGTCGCTCGCCCACATCCCGGGCGTGGACTCGGCGATCGTCTACGAGCCGCACGGCGAGGGACAGACCGTCGGCGGCGACTTCTACGACCTGTTCCCCATGGGCGACCGCCGCTGGTGCTTCCTGCTGGGCGACGTCCAGGGCAGCGATCCGGAGGCGATGTCGGTCACGGGGCTGGCCCGCCATCTGGTCCGGCTGCTGGCCCGCGAGGGCCATGGCGTCGAGTCGGTGCTCAACCGGCTCAACCAGGCGCTGGTGGAGGAGGACGCGGAGGCGGCGGAGATCGACGGCGAGCAGTCCCGGCCGCGCTTCCTGAGCCTGCTCTACGGGGAGCTGGAGCCCGACCCGGAAGGGGGCAGCGCCCGCTGCACCCTGGCGAGCGCCGGCCATCCGCTGCCGCTGCGGCTGACCACCGACGGTGCGGTGGCGCCCGCCGCCAGCCCCCAGATGCTGCTCGGCATCGACGAGAACCCGGACTTCCACGCCGACACGCTGGACCTGGCGCCCGGCGAGACGCTGCTGTGCGTCACCGACGGGGTCACCGAGCGGCGCAACGGCGTCCGTCAGCTCGATGACGACGACGGCCTCTCGGACATCCTGCGGGACTGCGTCGGACTCGGTGCCAAGGCGGTCGCGGAGCGGGTGCGGCGCGCCACGTATGACTTCAGCCCCGAGCCGATCGACGACGACCTCGCGGTGCTGGTGCTGGAGGCGGTACCGACGGTGGAGCCGCCGCGGGTGCCGTGA
- a CDS encoding enoyl-CoA hydratase/isomerase family protein, which translates to MTLLDKDGVQLTVDDTVATVTLTNPAKRNAQSPALWRALAEAGKLVPGTVRIVVLRAEGKSFSAGLDRQAFTPEGFDGEPSFLELGRGSDSELDAAIAEYQEAFTWWRRNDIVSIAAVQGHAIGAGFQLALACDLRVCAENAQFAMRETSLGLVPDLTGTHPLVGLVGYARALEICATGRFVHADEAVRTGLANLVVPAAELDGAVQDLAAALLAAPRDAVIETKALLRGAVDRTYEDQRVAERAAQARRLRDLAGLTD; encoded by the coding sequence GTGACCCTGCTCGACAAGGACGGCGTTCAGCTCACCGTCGATGACACGGTCGCCACGGTGACCCTGACCAACCCGGCGAAGCGCAACGCCCAGTCGCCCGCCTTGTGGCGGGCGCTGGCCGAGGCGGGGAAGCTGGTGCCGGGCACCGTGCGCATCGTGGTGCTGCGCGCCGAGGGCAAGTCCTTCTCGGCGGGCCTGGACCGTCAGGCGTTCACGCCCGAGGGGTTCGACGGCGAGCCGTCGTTCCTCGAGCTGGGGCGCGGCTCCGACAGCGAACTGGACGCCGCCATTGCCGAGTACCAGGAGGCGTTCACCTGGTGGCGGCGGAACGACATCGTGTCGATCGCCGCCGTCCAGGGGCATGCCATCGGGGCCGGTTTCCAGCTCGCGCTCGCCTGTGATCTGCGGGTCTGCGCGGAGAACGCACAGTTCGCCATGCGCGAGACCAGCCTCGGGCTGGTGCCGGACCTCACCGGCACCCATCCGCTGGTCGGGCTCGTGGGATACGCCCGGGCGCTGGAGATCTGCGCGACCGGGCGCTTCGTCCATGCCGACGAGGCCGTGCGGACCGGGCTCGCCAATCTCGTGGTGCCCGCCGCCGAGCTCGACGGCGCGGTCCAGGACCTGGCGGCGGCCCTTCTCGCCGCGCCCCGCGACGCCGTGATCGAGACCAAGGCGCTGCTGCGGGGGGCCGTGGACCGCACCTACGAGGACCAGCGCGTCGCCGAGCGCGCCGCCCAGGCCCGCCGGCTGCGCGACCTGGCGGGGCTGACGGACTAG
- a CDS encoding helix-turn-helix domain-containing protein encodes MAETLKKGSRVTGAAREKLAADLKKKYDSGASIRALAEETGRSYGFVHRMLSESGVSLRGRGGATRGKKAATA; translated from the coding sequence GTGGCCGAGACTCTGAAGAAGGGCAGCCGGGTGACCGGCGCCGCGCGCGAAAAGCTCGCGGCAGACCTGAAGAAGAAGTACGACTCCGGGGCGAGCATCCGGGCGCTGGCCGAGGAGACCGGCCGTTCCTATGGATTCGTTCACCGGATGCTCAGTGAATCCGGAGTTTCCCTACGGGGACGCGGCGGCGCGACGCGAGGCAAGAAGGCCGCCACGGCCTGA
- a CDS encoding ABC-F family ATP-binding cassette domain-containing protein: MITASGVELRAGARVLIESASFRIAKGDRIGLVGRNGAGKTTLTKCLAGEGIPTAGTITRSGQVGYLPQDPRTGDLDVLARDRILSARDLDSVLRKMRENEDRMANGKGATRERAMKKYERLETEFLTKGGYAAEAEAATFAASLGLPDRVLGQPLHTLSGGQRRRVELARILFSDSDIMLLDEPTNHLDADSITWLRDYLKTYSGGFIVISHDVDLVETVVNKVFYLDANRSVIDIYNMGWKLYQAQREADEKRRKRERANAEKKAAALNSQADKMRAKATKTVAAQNMARRAERLLAGLDEVRQSDKVAKLRFPDPAPCGKTPLTAEGLSKSYGSLEIFTDVNLAVDKGSRVVILGLNGAGKTTLLRLLAGVEKPDTGQVTPGHGLKLGYYAQEHETLDPDRTVLENMRSAAPDLDLVDIRKTLGSFLFSGDDVDKPAGVLSGGEKTRLALATLVVSSANVLLLDEPTNNLDPASREEILGALRTFAGAVVLVTHDEGAVDALQPERIILLPDGVEDLWGEAYADLVALA, translated from the coding sequence GTGATCACCGCCTCCGGCGTCGAGCTGCGTGCCGGCGCTCGCGTCCTCATCGAGTCCGCTTCCTTCCGCATCGCCAAGGGCGACCGCATCGGCCTGGTCGGCCGTAACGGCGCGGGCAAGACCACGCTCACCAAGTGCCTGGCCGGTGAGGGCATCCCGACCGCCGGCACCATCACCCGCTCCGGTCAGGTCGGCTACCTCCCACAGGACCCGCGCACCGGCGATCTCGACGTCCTCGCCCGCGACCGCATCCTCTCGGCCCGCGACCTGGACTCCGTGCTCCGCAAGATGCGCGAGAACGAGGACCGGATGGCCAACGGCAAGGGCGCCACCCGCGAGCGCGCGATGAAGAAGTACGAGCGCCTGGAGACCGAGTTCCTCACCAAGGGCGGATACGCCGCCGAGGCGGAGGCCGCGACCTTCGCCGCCAGCCTCGGCCTGCCCGACCGGGTGCTCGGCCAGCCGCTCCACACGCTCTCCGGCGGTCAGCGGCGCCGGGTCGAGCTGGCCCGGATCCTCTTCTCGGACTCCGACATCATGCTGCTGGACGAGCCCACCAACCACCTCGACGCCGACTCGATCACCTGGCTGCGGGACTACCTCAAGACCTACAGCGGCGGCTTCATCGTGATCTCCCACGATGTCGACCTCGTCGAGACGGTCGTCAACAAGGTCTTCTACCTGGACGCCAACCGTTCGGTGATCGACATCTACAACATGGGCTGGAAGCTCTACCAGGCCCAGCGCGAGGCGGACGAGAAGCGCCGCAAGCGCGAGCGCGCCAATGCGGAGAAGAAGGCCGCGGCGCTCAACTCGCAGGCCGACAAGATGCGCGCCAAGGCGACCAAGACCGTGGCCGCGCAGAACATGGCCCGCCGCGCCGAGCGGCTGCTGGCCGGACTGGACGAGGTCCGGCAGAGCGACAAGGTCGCCAAGCTCCGCTTCCCCGACCCGGCCCCGTGCGGCAAGACTCCGCTGACCGCGGAGGGGCTGTCGAAGTCGTACGGCTCGCTGGAGATCTTCACCGATGTGAACCTGGCCGTCGACAAGGGGTCCCGGGTCGTCATCCTGGGGCTGAACGGCGCCGGTAAGACGACCCTGCTGCGGCTGCTGGCCGGGGTCGAGAAGCCCGACACCGGCCAGGTCACCCCCGGCCACGGGCTGAAGCTGGGCTACTACGCGCAGGAGCACGAGACGCTCGACCCGGACCGCACCGTCCTGGAGAACATGCGCTCCGCCGCCCCGGATCTCGACCTGGTCGACATCCGTAAGACGCTCGGCTCGTTCCTGTTCTCCGGCGACGACGTGGACAAGCCGGCCGGAGTGCTCTCCGGCGGTGAGAAGACCCGGCTCGCGCTGGCCACCCTGGTGGTCTCCTCGGCCAATGTGCTGCTCCTGGACGAGCCCACCAACAACCTGGACCCGGCCAGCCGCGAGGAGATCCTCGGCGCGCTGCGCACCTTCGCCGGTGCGGTGGTGCTGGTGACCCACGACGAGGGCGCCGTCGACGCACTGCAGCCGGAGCGGATCATTCTGCTTCCGGACGGTGTCGAGGATCTGTGGGGCGAGGCCTACGCCGACCTCGTCGCGCTCGCCTGA
- a CDS encoding alpha/beta hydrolase produces the protein MRLRTTAAAAATTLLGAGVAAVAAGRYATDAALKPAPDRPLPNEPPLTVHATAAGQITLTRSLASLRPGVYGLTGRSCHAVVGPVIEDVPHPADCVVRRLERVTHGDLTPGTRVRLTPQVYIGNPRDALGIEHAEVDVPGELGPLPAWFVPGERSTWVITTHGLGTTREHPMVVMPFLRQLRVPVLDLAYRGDPGAPRPKDGISHLGDTEWRDLDAALRYAMAYGATGIVLHGWSIGASMALHTAANSALRHRVLGLVLDSPVLDWQATLRALAAARGIPAPLLPLAVRAAEGRTGLHDSVLPEVADPERLSVPTLVAHGPDDTLAPWHVSREFADRRRDLVTLHTVRRAPHAAMWNADPKAYEEALRRFLVPLL, from the coding sequence ATGCGCCTGCGGACAACGGCGGCCGCGGCCGCCACCACCTTGCTCGGTGCCGGCGTGGCCGCGGTGGCGGCCGGACGGTACGCCACCGACGCTGCGCTGAAACCGGCCCCCGACCGTCCGCTGCCGAACGAGCCCCCGCTCACCGTGCACGCGACCGCGGCCGGCCAGATCACCCTGACCCGCTCGCTCGCCTCGCTGCGCCCCGGCGTCTACGGCCTCACCGGCCGCTCCTGCCACGCCGTCGTCGGCCCCGTCATCGAGGACGTCCCGCACCCCGCCGACTGCGTGGTGCGCCGCCTGGAGCGGGTCACTCACGGCGACCTCACTCCCGGCACCCGGGTACGGCTGACCCCCCAGGTGTACATCGGCAATCCGCGGGACGCGCTCGGCATCGAGCACGCAGAGGTCGACGTGCCCGGCGAACTCGGCCCGCTGCCCGCCTGGTTCGTCCCCGGCGAACGCTCCACATGGGTGATCACCACCCATGGCCTCGGCACCACCCGTGAGCACCCTATGGTCGTCATGCCCTTCCTGCGGCAGCTGCGGGTGCCCGTGCTCGACCTCGCCTACCGCGGGGACCCCGGCGCCCCCCGGCCCAAGGACGGCATATCCCACCTGGGCGACACCGAATGGCGCGACCTGGACGCGGCCCTCCGCTACGCGATGGCGTACGGGGCGACCGGGATCGTCCTCCACGGCTGGTCCATCGGCGCCTCGATGGCCCTCCACACCGCCGCGAACTCCGCGCTGCGCCACCGCGTCCTCGGCCTCGTCCTGGACTCACCGGTGCTCGACTGGCAGGCCACCCTGCGCGCCCTCGCCGCCGCCCGCGGCATCCCCGCGCCGCTGCTCCCCCTCGCCGTCCGGGCCGCCGAGGGGCGCACCGGGCTCCACGACAGCGTGCTTCCGGAGGTGGCCGATCCCGAGCGGTTGTCGGTGCCCACGCTCGTCGCCCACGGCCCCGACGACACCCTCGCGCCCTGGCACGTCTCGCGCGAATTCGCCGACCGCAGACGCGACCTGGTCACCCTTCACACGGTGCGGCGGGCCCCCCATGCGGCCATGTGGAACGCGGACCCCAAGGCGTACGAGGAGGCTCTGCGGCGCTTTTTGGTACCGCTCCTGTAG
- a CDS encoding class II aldolase/adducin family protein, whose product MTQSRSTRQPQPRLTHPLRQAWTQVVRTARRTTADGLVVGTSGNVSARVGDTVLVTPSGVPYDRLGPRDAVAVDLDGQQVLGTLKPTSELPMHLAVYRETDAEAVVHTHAVHATAVSTLVDELPAIHYMTAALGGPVRVAAYALYGTDELADAMIEALRDRSGCLLRNHGTVVHGATLDQAFDRTAQLEWMCRVWLTAVSVPGRTPALIPPDELRRAADKLSGYGQRG is encoded by the coding sequence GTGACCCAGTCGCGATCCACGCGGCAGCCGCAGCCGCGGCTGACCCACCCCCTGCGCCAGGCATGGACGCAGGTGGTGAGAACGGCCCGCAGAACCACCGCCGACGGCCTGGTCGTCGGCACCTCGGGCAATGTCTCGGCCCGGGTGGGCGACACCGTCCTGGTGACCCCGAGCGGCGTCCCCTACGACCGGCTCGGCCCCCGGGACGCCGTCGCCGTCGACCTCGACGGACAACAGGTCCTCGGCACGCTCAAGCCCACCAGCGAGCTGCCCATGCACCTGGCCGTCTACCGGGAGACCGACGCCGAGGCCGTGGTCCATACCCACGCCGTCCACGCCACGGCCGTCTCCACGCTCGTCGACGAGCTCCCCGCGATCCACTACATGACCGCCGCCCTCGGCGGACCGGTCCGCGTCGCGGCCTACGCGCTCTACGGAACGGACGAACTGGCCGACGCCATGATCGAGGCGCTGCGCGACCGCAGCGGCTGTCTGCTGCGCAACCACGGCACCGTCGTGCACGGCGCCACCCTGGACCAGGCGTTTGACCGCACCGCCCAGCTCGAATGGATGTGCCGGGTCTGGCTCACCGCGGTCTCCGTCCCCGGCCGCACCCCCGCCCTGATCCCGCCGGACGAGCTGCGGCGCGCAGCGGACAAGCTCAGCGGCTACGGCCAGCGGGGCTGA